Within Anopheles nili chromosome 3, idAnoNiliSN_F5_01, whole genome shotgun sequence, the genomic segment AAGAAGAACGTAGATCATTGACATACTCGGGAGATGCAGACATAATGCTTACCTATTGTTTTCCGATGTTTTCTCGTTGTCCGTCAGTTGCTTCTTCAAGCTGTCGTTGTCTTGCTTGAGCTGCTGCAACACTAAATGCAAGGATTTAACTTCACGATCGCGCTCCCGCCGGACCTCGGTATCTGATCGGATCAGCTTGCGTTTGCCGCCATCTGCGACGTCGTCCATCTTGCTCCCGAATGTTGGCTGTACATAAAAGACACCGGCTTCATCACGCGTCAGCAGTACCCGCCCGATGGCCAGATTCACAGGCAGCGATCCCGGTGACGTGATGTTCACCGGTGGCCGATCCTCGATCAGGTTGATCTTCACATTCTCCACTGTCACCTCCATTGGAATCGGCGTGGGAATCATTTCGTCCTCGGCAAGGTCTGCTAAACCCACCACGGTACTCATTGACAACTGTAAATCAATATCTTTTACCTCAACGTTGAGCTTTCGCTGGAACCAACTGAAATTCAACGACAGCAGCCCACCGACCGgtcaaatgaaaatgaaagaattttAACGATGAACAGCAGCTATCCACCGAATGTCGATAGTTCCCCTGTTGGCATGAAGCCGTCGTCTAATTACCTGAGGATTGTCTTTTTGTCAGTAATCTTACAGGAGTCGGCCGGCAGAGTGAGTTCTTCCTCTAATCTAATCGCAACACAAGGCGGTGCTTCCGGATTATGCGGTGCAATGTTCCATGCTCTACATCTAGTTCCGAACTTGGTCTGTGAGTTAGTGGTCgaatttggttttgttttttttttgaatttcaaCGCAATTTAAACCATTCATcaaggggcatttttttttatcaaaaccgATTaccaaaatcaatcaattgtACACAAACATATCCGAAGGAtggtttgttcgtttgcatCGCATTCATAGGGGACCAATCACATCATAAAAAGCAGacacaattttgttttccgatTAGAGCAAGTTAAAGGGaagagtgaaaagaaaaagaaaaaaatcgaaaccattaAACTTGTGGCAAAAATTTCCCTGTCATGTAACAACAAAATGAATCATTAGTGTAATTCGGAAACATAAGCATCTGAGACAGATAACAGTTTTAAAAACAGAATTGTGGAATAAGTAGCAAACAAATGAACATTTTGCTCAATGTTTCAAATAGAAAGAAACTGATTATTATCACTATAAAACTGGAGCAAATTATACAGTACGTAAATCAATCGAACGTGAAGAACGAGAGTGATAGagtaaaaaagagagagaaggaaagagataaatcgaagaaaaaagagagatcaAGAAAGACGAAGAAGTAAAATACTATTCTAGTCAACTTGCTGGATGTACTGTACATTGGGTGTAAACATGATAAATATTCTTGGGTGCATATCGAGTACACAATGGGTGAAAACATCGACCAATCTGAGGTGATTATGAGCATAGGAAACTGATTATTGTAGAAATGAATATATTAAACATGCAACTGAACCAACTATAAACAGGTGGAACATGAACCATACATTTTGATAAATATATTTGTAACATCATTTTGTAGACGAAGCGAACCCTAGAAGATTATAGGAGTAAAAAACTTTTCATTTACGATTATTCGCAGCACATTGCGCAGCATTTAGCATATGCATACAGCATTGTGTACCGGAAATGATTGAAtcaattgaaattttcaactCCTCCTTTATCTTAGCAAATTGGTAGCGTCCGTTTATTAGCGATTGTTTACTTAAGCATTAATAGCATCATTCAACCATTCAAACCTAACAAGCCTTACTAGCGTCGAATGAAAGCAGATGCAAATTTTTATTGGTGTTTGTGCTAGTTCTGTGTAGTTCCGGTTAATATCCGGAAGTTACTGTATTCACTGACTGTGTAATGTACGGTTCATTGATACGTATTCAACaattatttatgatttttctaGATTCAACCCTGACGGTTTCAtcaaaactaaacaaaaataacattatATGAAACAACATCTTCTCGATTGGAAATGTTTTTCAATAGACAAGAACACTACTAAGTATCGTTTCGTGATCGGGGTGTATGAAAGTAAACGCCGGTAAGAAAAATTCCATATGGTGCACCGATAGACCaagaatattttacaaaatctCTCTTTTCACCGCTTGCACTGAGCAAAACTGCCCGTCAGCGATGGCACAGCAGGGGCGGTGCAAATATAcgtatataaatatgtatagcgcgtaaaaggaaaattcacatttaacaaaaaaatcaaagatcTATGTTGTTCAAATCAAAGCGAAACGCATCGAAAACGATAACTTCAAaacaatatatatatcattatgtaTATTCAATATAAACGCAACATGGAATGGTATAATTGGGACGAATATAGCTACCTTGCTCTTTCGATGGCCACCCTTTACGATGCGTATGTGTATGATCAGCAGCGAGTGAGCATATTGTTTGCCGGCAGTGCatcggtttggtttgattacattgtttaaaaacaacaTACACAGGACACGGAAACGcaccacacaaacaacaccaaaatATCACAATTATCACGAATAGTAGCAGAGCGTCCATGGACACCAATGGAGATAGGAGCAAAGTGCAAATGTTTGATGTAGTATAACGTAGCGAGGAAGGAATATATGGATATCATATGCGTATGAATGTCGATCGAAGGAGTTCCCATGGATATCCACAAATGTGGAGTATTAGCAGCATAAAAAGTAGCCCGAACAGTAATGCAAAGCAAACGTTCACACGAACCACGGAACccatttatatattttaccACGGAAAAgatcgtgttgttgtttttaagAGGGTATAATTTTTCAGTAGTGTACGAACAATACGATTGCAAATTGGttcaaaagcaaacgaatCAGCACATCGTTTCGTGGGTGATATAATTTTCGTATTGCACAAGTGATGTTCAAAATATTccaaagagagaaaggaacgATAAATGTACACAAAACAGAAACGAGACGAAGACAACGAGAATTCATTAGCATGGAACGATCAGCGAGCGAATTACATCATGGTGTTCAAGTTAATGACGATGGTTTGTTGGTGGTTAAGAGTTTTGTCGTTCATTAGGTTTGATCCAGCGAAATACATATTTTGCCGCAAATGACCGAGCGTGCAATAGGTTGTAAGGTTTTACAATATGTGTGAGTAttatgttggtttttgtttgttgcgatCAATTTGTTCgagtttgttttcggttttgaTCATTTGTTGTTATCGATTGGTTAATTGATTACGAGATAGAGATGATAGAgaaagcatgcaaaaaaagaaaaaagaaaagaaaaaatttcaacaacaTTAACACTTGGATAGTTTAGAATATGTagcatataaatatatatttggTAAAACATTTGATATTTGATTATTAGTTTATTCGAACACGATtggaaatgagaaatgaaatGGCGGTAATGGCACAATATCGAGGATATGGAAAATCCACATGGGGTTGCGGTGCTTATTGGGATTCGAAAGGTAAGGCAAAAGTTATCACCATGAAATGATCCGACCAAATTCACGTGCGTGAGTCAGAAATGCTATACGTTGAATAATCTTTTCAAGTTGTAAAATGACATGCCAAATCGGTATTTACCCTTTCTATACTGACTATCAAATAGGCGAGTATCGAAattagcaaaaaataaattttgataTAGCAAAGATAAAAAACATAACGTTGTAAATCCTGTCATTCATAGAAGAAGATAGAATTCTCGACGAAAAATCTTGGAGtttatgtttctttgtttACGTGTTGCgattgtatttaaaaaaaattgatagcACATTGGCACATATATGTCGGaataataatatttacaaGGGCTTCTGAAGGggaaacaaaactaaaacaatatAAGATATGCGATGCAATTTTAAGCGATGATTTACGGTGAGCAAAGCTAGCATATTTTACCAACGGATGTTGACATGATCAAAAAACCTCGTTTGTAAATCATCGTTTAGATTGGGCAAGTAAATTGAGAGAATATGTGATAGACACCAAAACCTTTCGAGtacaaaatgaaagaaatgtCCATGTTATCGATACAACGAATATATCCAGTATAACGACAACATGATAAAACGAAATCTTTAATAACTCCCTCAACACGCAAACAAGATTAACAAAACAATCGAGGTAGACAATAAAAGATAGACGAAAGTGataaggagagagaaaaagagagagaaagatataATGAAAGAGACGGAAGAGATATCCAGAGAGACAGATATTGTGTTAATATGCATCTGTTTGTGAGTGTGTCGGAGGAAATGTAAAGGAACTGATAGCTATCAATACCGACGGGAAAGCATACCTGAAATTCGTCCCACGGTATGGCACCACACTCGTCACAGCTTATAGCGGATATTTGCAGCCGAAGCGAGGAACCGCTTCCGACATTCTGACGGATCACTTCCACCGTGGTTAACCTGTTTGGTGCAACAAAGAGTTGGCATGGGTTAAAGTGGCAACAATACAGCATAGCATCAGACATGACGACATGACGCAAAGCATGGATCGATAACCGACCTGAACGTCACCATCGACACTATATCCCGTCGCTTCAGACTAATGCTCTCGGAAGGATCGGACGGAGACGACATGTTAGTCAGGAACGGATCCTCGCACACCTCACTCGCTACTTCGATTGGTGCCATTTTGATAGTGTTTTCTTGTCCGAAAGAATACAACTTGAACATTGCATCCATACAATCGGTCGTCTTTTCTGTATCCTCCAGCACGCGCTGCAGCTCTGAATCCGAGCTTAAATCCGATTGCACCGACAGCGTATCGCTGATATCGTCGGATGTGTTCGTTTTGAGCGCGGTATCAATCGAAGTCATTAGACTTGTAAAGCCCTTCTTCATAGAGCTTAGCCCAGAGTTGATCTCCTTCGAGAACGACGTCGAGTCGGTGGTTGAATTTCGTGGTTTCGGGGCGTTCTGTAATGTACCATGCTGCACCTGGACCGGTGTCGTGGCACTCGTTGAACCAACTGTTCGAGCCGTTACCACCACAACCGACGAGGAGGACGGTGTCTCGACCGAAACAACACCTGACGTGGAGGAGGTAGTCGGAATGCTTTGTATCTGCACATTGTGCCTAAAAACACGAGTGATaagaaaacatgaaattatAATGAACTGGTCGGGTAAAAATAGTAACAAATTTATTGGATTACTCATACCCGTGGGTATTGGGATTGGAAATGTGATGTACTTCCACCGGTGGTTCGGTTGCAATTGGGGAGGGACATTCGGTACTGCTAAAAATGTTGGAATTTCTTGTTTGGTCCATCGAATTTGGCCACCCGGAACCTGAACGGGAAATGGATGGATTGAGCGTGAATGATCGTTCGATATCTAATTAGGAAGTGTTAATACAACATatataaagaaaataaaaataaaggcTTAATGATGCATAGTTACCCAAACTTGCCGAATCCGGCAACACACTTTCACCATCGCCTCCGCTGGATTCCTTACCGGGGGTCTGCGAGGGCATCACAAGCGAAACTTCCACTTGCGGTATCACACAGCCAAcgatgatggatttttccgTATTAGCCTGAAATGACACCAGACGGTTAGCCGATCCGTTGAATCATTGGTGTCAGCTGCAATCTTACCGCTTGTAAAATTCGCTTTGAATCGAGTGACAGAAATGTGGCCAGCTCCGTCAATTCCTCGGCCAATCGCAGCAAAAACAGATACTGATAATGATCGATTTGAACGCTAACCAAATTGGAAACATGCGCGATGACATGCAAATCAGCCGTTCGGTTGTCCGTTTCGGTGTCTGCTTCAACCGACGAAAATGCTGGAGGCAGTTGAGGCCGTATCCTAGCATCAGAACCTTGACCGGACACAGTTGAGAAGCGTTTACGCTTCTCGTCGTCTACTATCGAGACACCACCACTCCAATGGCCGCTTCCCAGTGGCGTGGATTCCAAATCCATTGACTGCTTTAGGCTTCCGACAGACAAGATAAGACTGCTTTCACTGGACTTATTCGAGTTTGAAATATTGCTATGGAATCGTTTGTCAGCATCACCGCTGCTAACGGGAGCTTCTGTCGTGATCAGCTCCACTAGTTCATCCGAGCGTCCGTGCATCCAGATCGTTACTGGCACCGCATCGACGAACGGAATAGCGCGGCTCGGACCGATTGAACGGGCACCGTAAAACTCGACCCACACGGGATCGAGTTTCAAGCACCACACGTCGCGCGGTTCCCGCCACGTGGCGTACCTGGTAAGATTGCTGAAATCCGACGCGAATCCTTCGCGACCGCCACCTCCGTTAAGCACAGATGCATTCATCGCACCAGCTACGTCCGTGGCCGCGATGTGTGACAGTATCCGATCTGTGACGATGCACAAATCGCCCGGCTTCGAAGGGAACCCGGAACCGAACACAAGGCTGCCTTCTTGCAGGGACGATATTGCCTGGGCTAGGTCGGCCCGGGAAGCACCGGTTTCGCGGATGTTAGTAAGTGCGAATCGCGATACCTCCACGTGCATTGCTTTTGGCCTATCGCGCTGTTGTGGTGCTCCCGGTGACGCTTCAAAGATCAACCGCGGCATAATGCATTCCACTTTCACGTCCATGTACATTATGTTCGGCTGATGTTCCGCGCCGGACGAGCACGACGGAGTGGACGGGGAATTCAGGCCGCTGGTGACATTGTTCGTGCGTAGCAGACTTTCGTGCAGATTCAGCACAAACGAGCTGAACCACAACACGCTGTCCAGATGAAAGTGCACTTGAACGGGGTTGATGTGAACGAACGCCTTTGAGGGCGGCACTAGTTGAAAGGCAAATGAAAAGCGaattgttgttaaatttgaaatgaattttgcaTTGTGTCGAAAAGCTGGATAGACGGAAAACTTacatggaaaaatgaaatctcCAGGGTAGTAGAAGTAAGTGAATTCCGCGTGAAGTGTAGCCATATCCGGTGGCACTCTGTCTCGATCAGCTGGCAAATTAAGATaggtaaaattaaaaatttgttcacatctgttgggaaaattattaTCTAATAAAAGAGTCATTCAGTATAcaacaaaattttgttttacatgcAACGGAATAGGAGGAAAAATATGACCGACGTTCTAGATTATGatggtaaaaataatcaaGTGACATAAATTTGATACGAAATTCATTATTCCCACTGTGTACCAGCACGTAATGTAAAATTCATGTTCACACGTGCTTAATTGTAGGGTGTTTATTCAATATCCCCTTTATCACAAGTCTACGATAGTTTCCCTAACGAATTCGGCAATCATACTTCAACATTCGTCATACCAACTTGCTTGGAAACGGCAAAATGACACTAGTGCATCGTGTAGTACGTGCGTTTCTTAGAATTTTGGTGGATTATTGTAACAGCACCTCGTTGGCGGGTATTGCGTACATCCCGAATCGCCGATATCACTGGACCGAGCGGTTGTTCTGGATTTTGTGCACGCTGATTGCGTGGGTTTACGCGGTACAGATTATACGCGGTTACATGGACCTGTTCCGAGACAACACGGTCAGTATCGCAGTAGAAAATGTTGA encodes:
- the LOC128724070 gene encoding bridge-like lipid transfer protein family member 3A translates to MVSIIKNQLLKHLSRYTKNLSPDKVNLSAFRGEGELSNLQLDENVLTELLELPAWLRLTSAWCNHVSFRISWTKLKSTPIMLTLDEVNITVETCEIARSGTPTAGLSSLAVPQGKYSFIHKVIDGITIVVNTVNVNLKSPAFTASVQMSRIRVESRTPKWLLGDLRVTRLKDPTRGMILIFKELTWQTVRIEASSTQDLNLTPLRLLTNQARCRITIKKRLADCSIVASRLVLILDDLLWVLTDSQLKAALHFVDSLTGLIRASTNVVQRVKAQKKLETLPEYQAQLDQSKKAPDTQQLSAAQRYFNAYDMRETSYHFFSQHIDLHLCDDAGVGRSSHPSLADGGALQISVKGFQIDYYPYHLAKADRSHWPKYREASIPPALWLEQSLNTFREAILNLSQPNRPPQHASLERTTNFNQQQSQTTQPTSPAVGQRTGSVGGSGGNGSNQPVTQSVPGTPNSVSGAATKHVLDNLAKLMCACVVMKIDEFTLYRVTTSGSKQMPKEFVSGGRFSIKDAYRTAYIIRHVEGESRCEEIEKLRYAQYACPGKQPQNSSDRYDDVDAFSYDLPSVALGRKDHQLYRYLPLGTIVQERVTTDDTDFVLADRDRVPPDMATLHAEFTYFYYPGDFIFPLPPSKAFVHINPVQVHFHLDSVLWFSSFVLNLHESLLRTNNVTSGLNSPSTPSCSSGAEHQPNIMYMDVKVECIMPRLIFEASPGAPQQRDRPKAMHVEVSRFALTNIRETGASRADLAQAISSLQEGSLVFGSGFPSKPGDLCIVTDRILSHIAATDVAGAMNASVLNGGGGREGFASDFSNLTRYATWREPRDVWCLKLDPVWVEFYGARSIGPSRAIPFVDAVPVTIWMHGRSDELSSESSLILSVGSLKQSMDLESTPLGSGHWSGGVSIVDDEKRKRFSTVSGQGSDARIRPQLPPAFSSVEADTETDNRTADLHVIAHVSNLVSVQIDHYQYLFLLRLAEELTELATFLSLDSKRILQAANTEKSIIVGCVIPQVEVSLVMPSQTPGKESSGGDGESVLPDSASLGNYASLSSGWPNSMDQTRNSNIFSSTECPSPIATEPPVEVHHISNPNTHGHNVQIQSIPTTSSTSGVVSVETPSSSSVVVVTARTVGSTSATTPVQVQHGTLQNAPKPRNSTTDSTSFSKEINSGLSSMKKGFTSLMTSIDTALKTNTSDDISDTLSVQSDLSSDSELQRVLEDTEKTTDCMDAMFKLYSFGQENTIKMAPIEVASEVCEDPFLTNMSSPSDPSESISLKRRDIVSMVTFRLTTVEVIRQNVGSGSSLRLQISAISCDECGAIPWDEFQTKFGTRCRAWNIAPHNPEAPPCVAIRLEEELTLPADSCKITDKKTILSWFQRKLNVEVKDIDLQLSMSTVVGLADLAEDEMIPTPIPMEVTVENVKINLIEDRPPVNITSPGSLPVNLAIGRVLLTRDEAGVFYVQPTFGSKMDDVADGGKRKLIRSDTEVRRERDREVKSLHLVLQQLKQDNDSLKKQLTDNEKTSENNRMKVRQENEVLRTYLKAAQEDITTLLDEKRTLMATIKSLQDQLTSMSDVQLGHQDGKR